The Natator depressus isolate rNatDep1 chromosome 8, rNatDep2.hap1, whole genome shotgun sequence genome window below encodes:
- the DNAI4 gene encoding dynein axonemal intermediate chain 4 isoform X2 → MSSSTRAGKGKKHSVVVSVTSKLELNMKRASISGTSSQKQMSYVSGFSPSRVGSLSRRSILIASDGKTMDKGSLIGSKHTIQVFDEQGKDVTPRPLYRPEPSASLHRQSKILSTQDFSGATGSDFLSSLSMHQTSGVNASLVGPFSRTYGSSSISKSTTSTTESMADEIVEPGSRRDTAISLSDVQVRRDEIKEQLTKEDIDKRVDIYLMETETIWLLDMPTVMVSTESEDAEKVQEQNKDYIELCKNRVGNDRFVERMMQTLNGAPKNKEVQCDKILMEDKGIMATSWDLYDSFNALETTLTPSVTERSSRPTSLTSSKSNVTKDRERTMSTTSTDRESITSSSIIDLESVILARIHKEEEDHSEAILKSEKFQQDLFFMERVLMENVFQPKLAAYRQLPVLIEPVLTSDAGKEEAETEEAEEEEQEEGAGEEEEEEEEQKETAVSSSILLDLSEAPEEILPPSLERLWSYTCESTNGHSVSSMAWNKLNPDLLAVGYGQFGFQEQKKGLACCWSLKNPMWPERIYQCDHGVTALDFSLANPNLLAVGMYSGTVAIYNVQTRNTTALLDSSESFDKHIGPVWQLKWIEQDRGTTGDDKGEILISISADGRITKWLIRKGLGCTDLMKLKRTASERKKLTGEKEKKSEALISRQAPGMCFDFHPRNTNIYLAGTEEGHIHKCSCSYNEQFLETYRGHKGPVYKIAWNPFSTDMFLSCSADWSIILWRQDSLRPILTFSSTTDVVHDIMWSPKSAFVFAAVNEGRVEIWDLSVSTLDPLIVTFANPGVKFTTVLFARNTDCILIGDSNGIVGVYELRNMTASDSNKPYLCQFILKLSCGQRMC, encoded by the exons ATGTCCTCCTCCACCCGGGCCGGCAAGGGCAAGAAGCATAGCGTCGTCGTCAGCGT GACATCAAAGCTGGAGTTAAATATGAAGAGGGCATCTATTTCAGGAACTAGCAGCCAAAAACAAATGAGCTATGTTAGTGGTTTCAGCCCAAGCAGAGTTGGATCATTGAGTCGAAGAAGCATACTGATAGCTTCTGATGGCAAAACTATGGATAAGGGGTCTCTCATAGGGAGTAAGCATACCATTCAG gtttttgatgagcaagGGAAGGATGTAACACCCCGTCCACTCTATCGTCCAGAACCAAGTGCCTCGCTACACAGACAAAGCAAAATCTTATCAACCCAGGATTTCTCTGGGGCTACTGGATCTGATTTTCTGTCTTCCTTATCCATGCATCAGACATCTGGAGTTAATGCTAGTCTAGTAGGTCCATTCTCAAG GACATATGGAAGCAGCAGTATTTCTAAATCAACCACATCTACAACTGAGTCTATGGCAGATGAAATAGTAGAGCCTGGTTCCAGACGAGACACAGCTATTAGCTTATCTG ATGTACAGGTGAGGCGAGATGAGATAAAAGAACAACTGACAAAAGAAGACATTGATAAGAGAGTGGATATTTACCTCATGGAGACAGAAACTATCTGGCTATTGGACATGCCAACTGTCATGGTGTCCACTGAATCTGAAGATGCTGAAAAAGTGCA GGAACAGAACAAGGATTATATTGAGCTTTGTAAAAATAGAGTTGGTAATGATCGCTTTGTGGAAAGGATGATGCAAACTCTTAATGGAGCACCAAAGAATAAAGAAGTACAATGTGACAAAATCCTCATGGAGGATAAAG GGATAATGGCCACTTCTTGGGACTTGTATGATTCCTTTAATGCCTTGGAAACAACGCTTACACCTTCAGTAACTGAAAGAAGTAGCAGACCAACAAGTTTGACTAGCAGTAAATCTAACGTGACCAAAGACCGTGAACGAACCATGTCTACTACTTCTACAGATAGAG AGAGCATAACCTCAAGTTCTATAATCGATTTGGAAAGTGTTATTCTTGCCAGAATCCACAAAGAAGAGGAAGACCATTCTGAAGCTAtattaaaatcagaaaaattTCAGCAGGATTTATTTTTTATGGAAAGGGTTCTAATGGAGAATGTTTTTCAGCCCAAACTTGCAGCTTATCGGCAACTTCCTGTTCTTATAG AACCAGTTCTTACATCTGATGCTGGCAAAGAGGAAGCAGAaacagaggaagcagaagaggaggagcaggaggaaggagcaggggaggaagaggaagaggaggaagagcaaAAGGAAACAGCAGTTAGTTCATCAATTTTGTTAGATCTGAGTGAAGCACCAGAAGAAATCTTACCACCCAGTCTGGAACGACTGTGGTCCTATACATGTGAATCGACTAATGGCCACAGTGTGAGCAGCATGGCTTGGAACAAGCTAAACCCA GATCTTTTGGCTGTTGGTTATGGGCAATTTGGTTTTCAAGAACAGAAGAAAGGCTTGGCTTGCTGCTGGTCACTCAAGAACCCTATG TGGCCAGAGCGTATTTATCAATGTGATCATGGTGTTACTGCATTGGATTTCTCTCTGGCAAACCCAAACCTTTTAGCAGTTGGAATGTACAGTGGCACAGTAGCCATCTATAATGTACAGACCCGTAATACCACAGCACTTTTGGACAGCAG TGAATCTTTTGATAAGCATATAGGTCCTGTGTGGCAGCTGAAGTGGATCGAACAGGACAGGGGCACAACGGGAGATGACAAAGGAGAGATATTAATCTCTATCTCAGCAGATGGCAGAATAACCAAGTGGCTTATACGCAAAGGACTAGGCTGCACCG ATCTGATGAAACTGAAGCGAACCGCAAGTGAAAGGAAAAAACTAACcggtgaaaaagaaaagaaaagtgaagcTCTGATATCTCGACAGGCACCTGGAATGTGCTTTGACTTTCATCCAAGG aatacTAATATATATCTGGCTGGAACAGAAGAAGGACATATTCACAAATGTTCTTGTTCATATAATGAGCAGTTCCTAGAGACCTACCGAGGTCATAAG GGTCCTGTGTACAAGATAGCATGGAATCCATTCAGTACTGACATGTTTTTAAGCTGCTCTGCGGACTGGAGTATTATTTTATGGCGCCAAGATTCACTAAGGCCCATTTTAACTTTCAGTTCCACCACTGATGTTGTTCATGACATTATGTGGTCTCCAAAATCAGCCTTTGTATTTGCAGCAGTGAATGAAGGCAGAGTGGAAATTTGGGACCTGAGTGTCAGCAC tttggacCCCCTGATTGTGACTTTTGCCAACCCAGGCGTGAAATTCACAACTGTGCTTTTTGCTAGAAACACAGACTGCATTCTTATAGGGGACAGTAATGGAATCGTAGGTGTGTATGAGCTGAGGAACATGACTGCTTCAGATAGTAATAAG CCATATCTGTGCCAATTTATCCTgaagctctcctgtgggcagagAATGTGCTGA
- the DNAI4 gene encoding dynein axonemal intermediate chain 4 isoform X3 yields the protein MSSSTRAGKGKKHSVVVSVTSKLELNMKRASISGTSSQKQMSYVSGFSPSRVGSLSRRSILIASDGKTMDKGSLIGSKHTIQVFDEQGKDVTPRPLYRPEPSASLHRQSKILSTQDFSGATGSDFLSSLSMHQTSGVNASLVGPFSRTYGSSSISKSTTSTTESMADEIVEPGSRRDTAISLSDVQVRRDEIKEQLTKEDIDKRVDIYLMETETIWLLDMPTVMVSTESEDAEKVQEQNKDYIELCKNRVGNDRFVERMMQTLNGAPKNKEVQCDKILMEDKGIMATSWDLYDSFNALETTLTPSVTERSSRPTSLTSSKSNVTKDRERTMSTTSTDRESITSSSIIDLESVILARIHKEEEDHSEAILKSEKFQQDLFFMERVLMENVFQPKLAAYRQLPVLIEPVLTSDAGKEEAETEEAEEEEQEEGAGEEEEEEEEQKETAVSSSILLDLSEAPEEILPPSLERLWSYTCESTNGHSVSSMAWNKLNPDLLAVGYGQFGFQEQKKGLACCWSLKNPMWPERIYQCDHGVTALDFSLANPNLLAVGMYSGTVAIYNVQTRNTTALLDSSESFDKHIGPVWQLKWIEQDRGTTGDDKGEILISISADGRITKWLIRKGLGCTDLMKLKRTASERKKLTGEKEKKSEALISRQAPGMCFDFHPRNTNIYLAGTEEGHIHKCSCSYNEQFLETYRGHKGPVYKIAWNPFSTDMFLSCSADWSIILWRQDSLRPILTFSSTTDVVHDIMWSPKSAFVFAAVNEGRVEIWDLSVSTLDPLIVTFANPGVKFTTVLFARNTDCILIGDSNGIVGVYELRNMTASDSNKVDALYDIIGSALAS from the exons ATGTCCTCCTCCACCCGGGCCGGCAAGGGCAAGAAGCATAGCGTCGTCGTCAGCGT GACATCAAAGCTGGAGTTAAATATGAAGAGGGCATCTATTTCAGGAACTAGCAGCCAAAAACAAATGAGCTATGTTAGTGGTTTCAGCCCAAGCAGAGTTGGATCATTGAGTCGAAGAAGCATACTGATAGCTTCTGATGGCAAAACTATGGATAAGGGGTCTCTCATAGGGAGTAAGCATACCATTCAG gtttttgatgagcaagGGAAGGATGTAACACCCCGTCCACTCTATCGTCCAGAACCAAGTGCCTCGCTACACAGACAAAGCAAAATCTTATCAACCCAGGATTTCTCTGGGGCTACTGGATCTGATTTTCTGTCTTCCTTATCCATGCATCAGACATCTGGAGTTAATGCTAGTCTAGTAGGTCCATTCTCAAG GACATATGGAAGCAGCAGTATTTCTAAATCAACCACATCTACAACTGAGTCTATGGCAGATGAAATAGTAGAGCCTGGTTCCAGACGAGACACAGCTATTAGCTTATCTG ATGTACAGGTGAGGCGAGATGAGATAAAAGAACAACTGACAAAAGAAGACATTGATAAGAGAGTGGATATTTACCTCATGGAGACAGAAACTATCTGGCTATTGGACATGCCAACTGTCATGGTGTCCACTGAATCTGAAGATGCTGAAAAAGTGCA GGAACAGAACAAGGATTATATTGAGCTTTGTAAAAATAGAGTTGGTAATGATCGCTTTGTGGAAAGGATGATGCAAACTCTTAATGGAGCACCAAAGAATAAAGAAGTACAATGTGACAAAATCCTCATGGAGGATAAAG GGATAATGGCCACTTCTTGGGACTTGTATGATTCCTTTAATGCCTTGGAAACAACGCTTACACCTTCAGTAACTGAAAGAAGTAGCAGACCAACAAGTTTGACTAGCAGTAAATCTAACGTGACCAAAGACCGTGAACGAACCATGTCTACTACTTCTACAGATAGAG AGAGCATAACCTCAAGTTCTATAATCGATTTGGAAAGTGTTATTCTTGCCAGAATCCACAAAGAAGAGGAAGACCATTCTGAAGCTAtattaaaatcagaaaaattTCAGCAGGATTTATTTTTTATGGAAAGGGTTCTAATGGAGAATGTTTTTCAGCCCAAACTTGCAGCTTATCGGCAACTTCCTGTTCTTATAG AACCAGTTCTTACATCTGATGCTGGCAAAGAGGAAGCAGAaacagaggaagcagaagaggaggagcaggaggaaggagcaggggaggaagaggaagaggaggaagagcaaAAGGAAACAGCAGTTAGTTCATCAATTTTGTTAGATCTGAGTGAAGCACCAGAAGAAATCTTACCACCCAGTCTGGAACGACTGTGGTCCTATACATGTGAATCGACTAATGGCCACAGTGTGAGCAGCATGGCTTGGAACAAGCTAAACCCA GATCTTTTGGCTGTTGGTTATGGGCAATTTGGTTTTCAAGAACAGAAGAAAGGCTTGGCTTGCTGCTGGTCACTCAAGAACCCTATG TGGCCAGAGCGTATTTATCAATGTGATCATGGTGTTACTGCATTGGATTTCTCTCTGGCAAACCCAAACCTTTTAGCAGTTGGAATGTACAGTGGCACAGTAGCCATCTATAATGTACAGACCCGTAATACCACAGCACTTTTGGACAGCAG TGAATCTTTTGATAAGCATATAGGTCCTGTGTGGCAGCTGAAGTGGATCGAACAGGACAGGGGCACAACGGGAGATGACAAAGGAGAGATATTAATCTCTATCTCAGCAGATGGCAGAATAACCAAGTGGCTTATACGCAAAGGACTAGGCTGCACCG ATCTGATGAAACTGAAGCGAACCGCAAGTGAAAGGAAAAAACTAACcggtgaaaaagaaaagaaaagtgaagcTCTGATATCTCGACAGGCACCTGGAATGTGCTTTGACTTTCATCCAAGG aatacTAATATATATCTGGCTGGAACAGAAGAAGGACATATTCACAAATGTTCTTGTTCATATAATGAGCAGTTCCTAGAGACCTACCGAGGTCATAAG GGTCCTGTGTACAAGATAGCATGGAATCCATTCAGTACTGACATGTTTTTAAGCTGCTCTGCGGACTGGAGTATTATTTTATGGCGCCAAGATTCACTAAGGCCCATTTTAACTTTCAGTTCCACCACTGATGTTGTTCATGACATTATGTGGTCTCCAAAATCAGCCTTTGTATTTGCAGCAGTGAATGAAGGCAGAGTGGAAATTTGGGACCTGAGTGTCAGCAC tttggacCCCCTGATTGTGACTTTTGCCAACCCAGGCGTGAAATTCACAACTGTGCTTTTTGCTAGAAACACAGACTGCATTCTTATAGGGGACAGTAATGGAATCGTAGGTGTGTATGAGCTGAGGAACATGACTGCTTCAGATAGTAATAAG gTGGATGCTTTATATGACATAATTGGCTCTGCTCTAGCCAGTTAA
- the DNAI4 gene encoding dynein axonemal intermediate chain 4 isoform X1 — MSSSTRAGKGKKHSVVVSVTSKLELNMKRASISGTSSQKQMSYVSGFSPSRVGSLSRRSILIASDGKTMDKGSLIGSKHTIQVFDEQGKDVTPRPLYRPEPSASLHRQSKILSTQDFSGATGSDFLSSLSMHQTSGVNASLVGPFSRTYGSSSISKSTTSTTESMADEIVEPGSRRDTAISLSDVQVRRDEIKEQLTKEDIDKRVDIYLMETETIWLLDMPTVMVSTESEDAEKVQEQNKDYIELCKNRVGNDRFVERMMQTLNGAPKNKEVQCDKILMEDKGIMATSWDLYDSFNALETTLTPSVTERSSRPTSLTSSKSNVTKDRERTMSTTSTDRESITSSSIIDLESVILARIHKEEEDHSEAILKSEKFQQDLFFMERVLMENVFQPKLAAYRQLPVLIEPVLTSDAGKEEAETEEAEEEEQEEGAGEEEEEEEEQKETAVSSSILLDLSEAPEEILPPSLERLWSYTCESTNGHSVSSMAWNKLNPDLLAVGYGQFGFQEQKKGLACCWSLKNPMWPERIYQCDHGVTALDFSLANPNLLAVGMYSGTVAIYNVQTRNTTALLDSSESFDKHIGPVWQLKWIEQDRGTTGDDKGEILISISADGRITKWLIRKGLGCTDLMKLKRTASERKKLTGEKEKKSEALISRQAPGMCFDFHPRNTNIYLAGTEEGHIHKCSCSYNEQFLETYRGHKGPVYKIAWNPFSTDMFLSCSADWSIILWRQDSLRPILTFSSTTDVVHDIMWSPKSAFVFAAVNEGRVEIWDLSVSTLDPLIVTFANPGVKFTTVLFARNTDCILIGDSNGIVAISVPIYPEALLWAENVLIKSNNAGSLVLPRAVCKGLGHSNNWWMLYMT, encoded by the exons ATGTCCTCCTCCACCCGGGCCGGCAAGGGCAAGAAGCATAGCGTCGTCGTCAGCGT GACATCAAAGCTGGAGTTAAATATGAAGAGGGCATCTATTTCAGGAACTAGCAGCCAAAAACAAATGAGCTATGTTAGTGGTTTCAGCCCAAGCAGAGTTGGATCATTGAGTCGAAGAAGCATACTGATAGCTTCTGATGGCAAAACTATGGATAAGGGGTCTCTCATAGGGAGTAAGCATACCATTCAG gtttttgatgagcaagGGAAGGATGTAACACCCCGTCCACTCTATCGTCCAGAACCAAGTGCCTCGCTACACAGACAAAGCAAAATCTTATCAACCCAGGATTTCTCTGGGGCTACTGGATCTGATTTTCTGTCTTCCTTATCCATGCATCAGACATCTGGAGTTAATGCTAGTCTAGTAGGTCCATTCTCAAG GACATATGGAAGCAGCAGTATTTCTAAATCAACCACATCTACAACTGAGTCTATGGCAGATGAAATAGTAGAGCCTGGTTCCAGACGAGACACAGCTATTAGCTTATCTG ATGTACAGGTGAGGCGAGATGAGATAAAAGAACAACTGACAAAAGAAGACATTGATAAGAGAGTGGATATTTACCTCATGGAGACAGAAACTATCTGGCTATTGGACATGCCAACTGTCATGGTGTCCACTGAATCTGAAGATGCTGAAAAAGTGCA GGAACAGAACAAGGATTATATTGAGCTTTGTAAAAATAGAGTTGGTAATGATCGCTTTGTGGAAAGGATGATGCAAACTCTTAATGGAGCACCAAAGAATAAAGAAGTACAATGTGACAAAATCCTCATGGAGGATAAAG GGATAATGGCCACTTCTTGGGACTTGTATGATTCCTTTAATGCCTTGGAAACAACGCTTACACCTTCAGTAACTGAAAGAAGTAGCAGACCAACAAGTTTGACTAGCAGTAAATCTAACGTGACCAAAGACCGTGAACGAACCATGTCTACTACTTCTACAGATAGAG AGAGCATAACCTCAAGTTCTATAATCGATTTGGAAAGTGTTATTCTTGCCAGAATCCACAAAGAAGAGGAAGACCATTCTGAAGCTAtattaaaatcagaaaaattTCAGCAGGATTTATTTTTTATGGAAAGGGTTCTAATGGAGAATGTTTTTCAGCCCAAACTTGCAGCTTATCGGCAACTTCCTGTTCTTATAG AACCAGTTCTTACATCTGATGCTGGCAAAGAGGAAGCAGAaacagaggaagcagaagaggaggagcaggaggaaggagcaggggaggaagaggaagaggaggaagagcaaAAGGAAACAGCAGTTAGTTCATCAATTTTGTTAGATCTGAGTGAAGCACCAGAAGAAATCTTACCACCCAGTCTGGAACGACTGTGGTCCTATACATGTGAATCGACTAATGGCCACAGTGTGAGCAGCATGGCTTGGAACAAGCTAAACCCA GATCTTTTGGCTGTTGGTTATGGGCAATTTGGTTTTCAAGAACAGAAGAAAGGCTTGGCTTGCTGCTGGTCACTCAAGAACCCTATG TGGCCAGAGCGTATTTATCAATGTGATCATGGTGTTACTGCATTGGATTTCTCTCTGGCAAACCCAAACCTTTTAGCAGTTGGAATGTACAGTGGCACAGTAGCCATCTATAATGTACAGACCCGTAATACCACAGCACTTTTGGACAGCAG TGAATCTTTTGATAAGCATATAGGTCCTGTGTGGCAGCTGAAGTGGATCGAACAGGACAGGGGCACAACGGGAGATGACAAAGGAGAGATATTAATCTCTATCTCAGCAGATGGCAGAATAACCAAGTGGCTTATACGCAAAGGACTAGGCTGCACCG ATCTGATGAAACTGAAGCGAACCGCAAGTGAAAGGAAAAAACTAACcggtgaaaaagaaaagaaaagtgaagcTCTGATATCTCGACAGGCACCTGGAATGTGCTTTGACTTTCATCCAAGG aatacTAATATATATCTGGCTGGAACAGAAGAAGGACATATTCACAAATGTTCTTGTTCATATAATGAGCAGTTCCTAGAGACCTACCGAGGTCATAAG GGTCCTGTGTACAAGATAGCATGGAATCCATTCAGTACTGACATGTTTTTAAGCTGCTCTGCGGACTGGAGTATTATTTTATGGCGCCAAGATTCACTAAGGCCCATTTTAACTTTCAGTTCCACCACTGATGTTGTTCATGACATTATGTGGTCTCCAAAATCAGCCTTTGTATTTGCAGCAGTGAATGAAGGCAGAGTGGAAATTTGGGACCTGAGTGTCAGCAC tttggacCCCCTGATTGTGACTTTTGCCAACCCAGGCGTGAAATTCACAACTGTGCTTTTTGCTAGAAACACAGACTGCATTCTTATAGGGGACAGTAATGGAATCGTAG CCATATCTGTGCCAATTTATCCTgaagctctcctgtgggcagagAATGTGCTGATTAAATCAAACAACGCTGGCTCCCTCGTCCTTCCTAGAGCAGTCTGCAAAGGTCTTGGGCATTCTAATAACTG gTGGATGCTTTATATGACATAA